Proteins encoded within one genomic window of Merismopedia glauca CCAP 1448/3:
- a CDS encoding Uma2 family endonuclease — protein MQSSINVLTIEEYLALEQESEIRHEYVDGEIFAMAGASEAHNLIVGNILDFG, from the coding sequence ATGCAATCTTCTATTAATGTCCTCACTATTGAAGAATATTTAGCTCTAGAACAAGAGAGCGAAATTCGACATGAATATGTAGACGGTGAAATCTTTGCTATGGCTGGTGCTAGTGAAGCACACAACTTGATAGTTGGTAATATC